The Drosophila suzukii chromosome 2 unlocalized genomic scaffold, CBGP_Dsuzu_IsoJpt1.0 scf_2c, whole genome shotgun sequence genome segment ATCTTCGTACTCACCAAACTTTCTTCGtactctccaaactctctctaACTGCATTCACCAAACTCTATTTTCACGCAGCGCCGTTGCTAGGCGAATTCGCTGCGTATTCAACAACTGACAGGGCTCCGTACAGGTGCATAACAAACAATGGTTTTTTTACGAAGAAGATGAACAACtgtataaattttctttataaaatACGTAAGCAGGTTAGAGAGACATCATGCATTCTGATGAAATACGGAATTCTTTGAAAGAATATGACGGAATTCCAttcaataaaattttttttggttgtaATACCTGAATGTCATTGAATGTTGGCTTATAAAGAGGTGCACTCCACATtgtgaaaatatataataatctagaaaaaagatTCAAAGAAGAAATTAGGTGAAAAATGTGGCAGATTTTTTGCAAAATTCTAATGGGTGGACAACGTGGAAGAACAGAAGACAAACGATTTTACCGAATCCAGCTTCTTGAAGCTGAGCTATTAAGCCTTTTTTATACCAAAAAAGTATGCCTTTTTGAGCCCATTTACCGGGCATTGCTTATTTATAGCCTGGACTCAAAAGAAAAGCCttgtttcctttttgtaattaGTTAAGTTATACATAAGTAGCCAGTTAAGGAAATATACATCTGTTGccgaaaaaaatatatatattaggACCAATTAAAGTGGTATTAAAATTCGCTATACTTTACGATGATGATATATTTATAGTGAAAGCCCTCTGAACTTAAATCtttattttacaaaatttaGATAGTCTATAATTTTGGTTAAATATAATGGCTCGGTTTACTTTGAACTTGGAATGTCCAATTTTATAAATCcgttaaataaatgaaaaaagaTGACGACTTGGTAACCACACGCtgtgtttgtttttatttgtgctAACGGCTGtggaaaagttttttgaaaAGCGGTTTCTACGGACGTGGGCTTCGCTGCAGTACTTGTAAAGATACCATGCCTCACGTTAACGTTTAATCGTTTGTGGTGATCTGCACACGATTTTTTGTTGTCCCTTAGAAATCGTATTATCGCTGGTGTGCTTAGATACATAATTCAGGGTAAGAGTTTTAATAGGTGTCGCCTAGGTGGGACGGCGAATTTCATGATGCGATGGCGTTGGTTACGCAGCTGCATACGAAATCCGCGTCTGTTGTCTAGGTCACGATCCTCCATTAGGCGGTCCCGTTCTTTATGAATATAGTCTCTCTTGTTTAAAAGCCCTACTACGTTATTGGCAGACAGGGCGGAACGGACAATGTTCATATCAGTGGCCTCCATCCACTCGTCTGATTCCGCAACGTAGCACTCTGTATGAGAGATGGTCGAGACGCCGTTGAAGCCGCCAATTGCAAAGATCATGTCATCAATAATCTCTAGTCCAAAGTTACTACGCGAGTGATTCATTTCGCGGATGAAGTGCCAACTTTGCATCTCCGGATCGAAGCGTCCTCCGGTAGATAGACGCGCTGTACCGTTGAAGCCACCGATGACGCACATCTGGCTCCTAAAAGCCACGCAGCCCACTCCGGACCGACGATGATTCATGTTAGCTATTCGAGGTTACGCGTTGTTTATTGGGTCGTAAAACTCGGCGCTGTCTAAGCATTCCTGGCCGTTAAATCCGCCGGTGGCGTAAATGCGACCATTCAGGGTGCACGCGCTTGCATCAGAACGCTGCATGTTCATAGGGGGAATAATAGACCACTGATTGGTTTTTGGGTTATACCGCTTCGCAGTGTTCAGACGGTTATGGCCGTCGTAGCCACCTATAGCATAAATCATGCCGATCAGCTCGCTTACACTTACGTAGCAGCGACGGCAGTGCATTGGAGCGATTTCGTTCCACTTTTTTTTAACGGCATCAAATACGCGGCAGGTGTTGAAGTCCTCAACACCATCGGATCCGCCAatcgaaaatattttaaagccaAGCACTGCGGTGCCGTGGTAGGCGCGTTGACCGGCAGGATCCTCAGCGTTGAACCGTGTGTCGTAAGTCTCCATACAACCCTTCGAGGTTCCACCGCTCCAGCCACCAATTGCAAAAATTACCTCGTGTGGCAGCCGCGGCATGGCGAGCGGTGGAGTAGTTAGCTAAGATTGTAGTGGAAAGTAAGATGGTAAGTGAAGTTTGGCGAAAATAATAATCATTACCTCGTCTGCCTGCGGATTTAAAAAGTCCAAGTCGTACGTGAATTTAAAAGTGTCGACTATCAGCGGCTTGGCGGCATCACATTGCATGGCGTACGGGTGCTCTTTCACCTCCTCCATGAAGCACTACATAATCGAGGCGAAAATAATAGATTTGAATAATCAAGTCAATAAGTCATGTGTCCTGACTCAGGACAGTGGCTCTATTTAGAGAATTCACATTAATTATTTGCAATTTCTATGCATAGTTGAATGTAAAAATACGGTAAAAATGTggtaaaatgtataaataatattaaaatcagCAAAAAAATCTAGTGCCTCGACCATCAGAAACCAAATGAAAATCGGGACCAAATAAAAACAGGCATATACttgcagcaaagcgagattgtacTGTGCCAACTAgtcgcgatctcaatatacgGTTATGCGTGACAGACAGATGTAAGCGTTATGTGCGTTAAAGTGGGCACGTCAAactgttttttataaaaacagattaatacattttagtttaaattttttctagcaaggtttgtggacgtttaagtgggcatggcaaactttgtttttatatcattcgataggtattgacgagaataatacattttaggtaaacattttttaaatcataaaaattgtgggcgccacagttttgggttgTTTGTGGGCATCATAAaaggcgtggcatattcgcataacaaacttgcgctgaaaACAAAGCAAAGGAATCTAAATTTAAGATCTCAACTCTCATTTTTTGATTatgaagaaaaataaaatattctaAGCAGAAATAAAATGCATACAAATACGAAAAACCAAAAGCCAGCCgctaaaaaaattaagttcCCATTTAAGAGAGAAAGAAGAAAGAGAAACCTCTTGGTCGGGAGAAAATTGATGTGCGAGGACCGGCACCGGTTACGCTTGAATCAAAAATGACGTAACGATGAATCAAAGTAAAACGAGAAGCCCCTTCCGCGCCATATCATTGTTTTTCAGCAATTCAAAGTTCGCATTGACCTTATCGGAAATCGATAATTGAAATTGGTATTGAGTTTATTGGAGAGATAGAAGGGGAGACAAAAAGGACAACTTGATTAAATTGTTAATTATTCCATAGAATAAGTTGGCCGCGCACCAACCCTCTAGTTTCCGAGATACCAGCGTTCATATGGacaattttttgaagtttgtgggcggcttgtggacgttagagtggatGTGGCAAAATAATTTAGTTGTTAGACACCTACAATAAATATACTgcttgtgcctaaccgaagtagaatCTTCTGGGTTCCACCGCGGGGGGTAGTCTTCACTTTTCGTtagcacggggacgcttttaTGGCAGAAAGATGAGCATATATGGGCAAATCCGCCAAATGGTCAACCAGGACCAAAAAGAGAAAAATCTTCATAATCATCGTATTTTTGcgtatttacataaataaatggcCATATTTTCACAATACAGTGGAACCATAGCATatttcatttgttttgttaaataaatttccctaaaaactaaaaagtttacaTTTTATCATTTTTAGCTAATTTTAAGGGCATTTTTGTGTTTAATTATTTCGCAGCGAAAACATACGATTTGTTTGCACCTTTTCTACCAAATCTCTTTATTGCAATCTAATAAGAAGATAAAGTCCCAAAGAGGGCGAAAAATTGTGCAATTAACTATTAATAAAACAACATGGAAAAATCGTACAATCGCGACCCGTACGTTCCGGTActtatttcaataaaaaaaacaaatggaaaTATTTCCTTGGGAACACACTCGATAGAAAGCTACATGAAtccattttaaaagtaaaGCTATTGCTTTACAATATTCCGTCCCAATTCGcaaatttttgcattttactAGATTAAGcctgtcgggtcacgcagccgcagcagctaattaacgTCTTAACTCggtctcttatattaattgcatcgcgaaaggtagctctctctaTCTAGCCTTCTCGTTTTTTGGGTACCTGCATTCTTGAGccagcattcggctggctgtccctttgtaaaatcagtacgaattctgatctcgacattatATGCACTCTcatctcgcctgctgtactctctttCGCTAAtaactcgtattttttaatttagcaataactaataaaaaagcttattagttcaacattggtgaccccgacgtgatttgtgcataaataattcAAAGTGCAAATCttataagtctatttattaACTTTTTCATTCTtcaacaatcataaggccttaaatgcagtgagcgctatgaataaatagcagttggtgattgcggaaatttacatataaggcgcaaaatcagctatacatagaagcgtacatagccaagtaacgggctgttattccctcgtttgctttgcgctcatcttcccgccGAGTTTCGGGCTGGgtttgtagttgttgttgttgtagccatgcctacgggaaattttggagatgttaccgctgatgcaaacagggcaatatttgtaaagcgcaaggcaacggctttatttaatagagtggagcgcttagtggattccctatcaaaAGCGGAGTTAGCTTCATGCGACGAAaccggtcttcatgtgaggttggagttgattgatgagctttAAGAGTCACTTAAAAAGGTTCTCGGTGAGCTCGAAAAATTGGATTTCGATGAAtttgaaagtgatttaagtgagaaatttgatgacattctcgtaattctgaagtcatcggttcgatcccAAATTTCCAAACGCGCttcacagcttctttcgcactCAACTTATGCTGACGGCATCGCTCCGGGAGTTTTCGAtccccagcagcgtcagcctcgacatagggcagcattgctgcccccactggagcttccaaaattcgctggaggcTATGTaaattggtctgacttttattctatgtttaccacgatcatagatagtgTTGTGTTTCAAATTATGTTTGCCATTAtgatattttaattgaaagaTTTGTAATTTGTTTCAACTGCCATGGGCAGTTTGGGAATCGTCAAAATATGAATGACTTACAGCTAGCTATTTGCGGCTGCGCTGCCTGCAAACATTGGCAGCGGCCGTCATATATATATCGAAGTATATGCTCGCAATTGTATTTGTGCTGGTAGCACTGAGAGCGCGAGAGAAGTTGTACATGCATGCCTTGTATGTGTCTGCACTCAGGCCATGGGAACATGCTGACACTAGCACTTCCCATAAGTTGGGCTCTGAGGCGTATTCATATTTCGGCTGGCCGCAAAAGTTTAGCGGCCGGcacttttgtatttgtttaagtacactgtaacacaatgttggtgtcggtacagtgggtactctctacaatgatacatgcatactacatctccctccttttgaaaaataacgtaattcTATGTAGTTGTATATGAAATATAAATGAACATCttgttttataataataaaaaaatatttttttttgtgttatttattaaatttattattttttttcgaatcaaaaagtattattattattttatttttttttttttaatatcgTATTATATTTCCATTATAATTATGGTTCTTCATTTATGTATGGTCATACGTGATATATTTATAAGAGAATTAAAGtgataatgaaataaaaatttttaacctATCCTTATGTACTgtttgttttctatttttgttatttgaaATTACAATGTTATCGTTTTCTTTTATACTTTCAACCTTATAAGGTCCGGTATATTTAAAGTCTAGCTTATgccctgtttcatttttcaataaaaccttatctcctatttttaaatcaaaatctAAGGTATTTTTGTCATAtctaattttctgtttctttttaTGAGATTCTAACATTAACCTAGCTCTCTTAAACTCTCTTAAACTTAGATTCTTTTGCGTAGTCATCTACATTATATAGAGGTTTTATTTTTGTAGTTTTACCAAACACTaactcatatggacaataatcATGTGCCATAGAGGGTGTCGtgttgaataaataaataaacaaaatattttagccATATATCTCAATCCGTTTTATCAGTTGAGATGTATGTAcgtataaattcattaaaggTTCTGTGGGTTCGTTCCACAGTTTCGACAGTCTGATGATGGTGTGCTGTCGATGTTATATGTTTGATATTTAAGTTTTTGCATAGGTGTTCGATTAAAGAATTTTtgtattctgttcccatgtccgtaatgaacgtcttcattggaccgtactttagaaCAATTTCTTCGAATATAGCCTTTGCTAccgtttttgcatttttattagGTACTGGTATGGCAGCAAGGTATTTTGACAGATCACATATTAAGGTGACTGCATATTCATTTCCTTGATCTGATTTCGGCAGTGGACCGATCGTATCCACAATTACCTTATCGAAAACCATTTCTGGTGTTTCTGTAAGTGTTAAAGGAGTTTTAGTATGTCTTGTCGTTTTTGACATTTGGCATTTTGGACATTTACGTATGTACTGGGTTATGTCTTTACTCATTCCTTTCCAATAGTAGTGTCTtttgaccttggccaaggtttttgttaTACCTGAATGTCCTCCTTGAATAGGGTCGTCATGTTATGTAGACAATATTGCTTCTTTTTCATTATTAGTTGTTATTagggtcaccgggttgagtagcgctactcttaatgattttaatattttgttgcccattttttttaaatttatctattgaaatattttcaaagatattttcccatggtgccactttgagttgggcaattttttgtttaccagCCTGCAGTTCAAGCCTTTGGAAAAACTGACCTAAGTTACAActtccattagtatacaaatctcCAACATCATATCTTGCTGTAATTTTTCTTCCATGTTTGAAAAATCATAGATTATTATTCACATGCTAtgtcactactttacgtacttcgtCATTGttaatgacttcatatacgttgggcttagATGCTTTTACTTGAGATTGCCTAGGCAATTCTACTTTATCTTTTCATGCGCAGGAATTTTGTCTACTTTTTTGTCTTTTAGCGACTTGTAATATATTTGCCGTAATATTTTGAAGATCCTTAACTGTTATTCTAGAAAGGGCGTCTGCCACAAAGTTATCTTTTCCCTTTAGATACTCGACTGTGAAGTCGTATTCCTCTAATTCAAGCCGCATGCCCGTGAGTTATGAACTAGGATTgaccattgaaaataagtatgttAGTGGTCTGTGATCGGTTTTAACTGTAAAATGTTtgccataaatatatggtcgaaAGTGTGTAATTGCCCAATGAATTGCTGCTAGTTCCTGTTCTGTAGTGCTTTTATTGCTTTCAGCTTTTGAAAATGAACGTGATGCATATGCTATCGGGAGTTGGAGTCCGTTATGGTTTTGCGTTAATACCGCTCCACATGCTTGTTTACTTGCATCCGTTATTATAGAAAATTCTTTAAGGAAATCAGGATATTGTAATAAAGTTGGTTCTATAAGCTTATCTTTTAAATATTGGAATGATTTTTGGCATTCGGAAGACCATTCAAATGGAACATTCTTTTTACATAATCTAGTTATGTGTTGTGAATAGTCGGCGAAGTTTTTAATGAAACGTctataataattgcaaaatgctaTAAATCGTCTAGCGCTATCTgcatcatgtgggactggataGTTTCTTATGACTATATTTCTTGTCGTCTGGTAAGATTCCTTTGTCTGTGCATTTAtcatgcataaaaaatgaacatttttgtGGGTGTAATTTTAAGTTGTATTTTTTGCATATTTCAAAGATGTCTTTTAGGTTTTTGAGCATATGTCTTTCGGAACATCCAATGACTATCAAATCATCCATATAGAGGAATGCTTGAGAAGCTTCAAGTCCAGAAAATgcaatagtcatcattctctgaaatAAATTTGGggctatttttaaaccgaaaGGTAATCGCGTAAAACGATATGAGCCATTGCTCGTTGAAAACGAAGTTATGTTTCTTGAATTTTTTCTagttcaatttgatggaaacctgacattaaatcaaggcatgagaaatactttgctctacctagttggTCCAAGATGTCATCAATTCTTGagagtggaaatttatcagacagaagttttttgttgatttgacgatagtcaacTACTAGTCGCCATTTCTTTTCGTTTGAACCCGGAAGGGTTTTCTTGGGGACAAGTAGAAGTGGGCTGTTGTATTCTGATACAGATGGCTCGACTATATTGTCTTTGATTAATTTTCctacttgtttttgaatttcctCAACTTGGCTGTGCGGGCTTcgataattttttatatagatCGGTTCATCGTCCTTCAATTTCATTTTCTGCTTGTAAAAACtgtttgttgttattgatTCGGTTTCAAGACCGAATACGTCGGTATATTTTCCACATAGTTCCGTTAATTGTTGTTTAAATTGAATTGGAAAATTTTTCTTCAGTTCTTCCATGATGTTTTGCTCTCTATTACTTGAAGTGTTTTGAATTACATTATAATCGGAAATTGGTTCACATTTTACATTTGTTATACTAATCAATTGATCAGAACTGGTTGTGTTGAGTAATCGGACAAATGTATTCTGTTTTGATGTGATAGTATTGGCAACGTAAATACCAGGTTGAATCTCCTGATTTGGTATTAACATAGTCAACCTCCTTAAGGTTGTAAAGatctacaagcgctctgtccagagacgccgcgaccaacatcatgccctggagaaagtggtgacccacattggagcataagccgagccgatacagtgaagtgaaaccacaaaaagacaataaaagcagcaaaaagacaatagaaacaatacaaataataataaataaattgcactccaatattataaacaaaaaagtgagtcgccaaaacaatcaaaaacaatttgcgagtacatgcatttctgaatgcaagtgtaaataGAATCCCCaattacatacgctgaacaagaaattggagctgcaccgaccagcccagcccgagcattggaactgacgtgtgccTCAGTGGAACTCTCATacaatgcatacatacatacatatctatacagcgatagtgttattttttttgtataacgtaatttttgtgttttgtttttgtaagcCACCATCAaatcttgcacgtatatatatgtataaaccaattctaaaatctcccaaagcccaggatccggagcgtcgagatctcatcgcccaggattaaaaagagggtaagtttgtcggaacacggttccttttcttatacatacatatatatatccgtgcgccatgattacatcagaagctttagcaaaaacaatagacaccGATCCACAATTTAccgtaagaattttatacttgttatccAAAGCTAAACTGCCAATAACAGTGAGTGAATTAgagtacttatatattgagaccttccgtctggATTTTTCACCACTTGTCCACTGCAATAAGACACAAAAggctatcattatctctaccgttccaacggtcattgtcctTTCCCGTCTGGATAATAATTTGTTcttgggcaatgttaatactttcctagttaagacaaagaattaacCTGTTGGGAATACaagtaataatatataatatccacatataataattgtttcatatatataatcatttagatatacttttcttttttataccttttttatacataataatcaaatgttaatttttcagcggcgagtatcagccttgtaattgtatatacaattgcaagagccctctgagcgacgtttgtagtcgtgaatagtcagcattttgctggtgtgtgcaccttcacaggtggtaaagtcgatactctccgctaatacaataattgtcaattaatttaatccctatatgaattagccaatattatgttattcaatcccggcacacgccgacataaatattatttaataaatttataatgtgaaaaagaattcaaaaccatggtgtgctagaactctaacaaagggggtgtgctgacgcaaggagtggagtaggtcaagaacaatgacataactttcgacggacaaccttgacaataggggatcgtattgcgcggcccgcgacgatccattggcacacgaatgtgtgaaggggagggaatatggccaaaacacagcccgatcgtaatgcgatcaagcgacagctaagcttgttgggcagtgtggactgatgactgacgaacctaatgactaatattattttccaggcactttcaatatttattctcgttatgttggagaggagagaggcttaccaagatcccacgacccgaatacgacgtagcttatgccggcaaatggtgcctgaacatcggacgcctctccctcggcccaagtccttgtcagactcgggcactaatatgcccacgtaacagaattggcgcccagCGGTAGgacatttcatattccttaaggaatattaTTAGGGTCAACCAtctcgatgcctgcggtatcggagtggatgcACCTAAGTATGGCAAAGCTttcatctttttttttgccataggtaatttgactgttttatagagcagggagattaaataattttaaatgtacgcgtacttatttatttgtcGAGCTAGTTACtgtaaagtccccaacttctgtgactgtcagtgttgAGCGGCcgctcaatcagaactttgtcgcagaatagagggctgactttgaaatgtgtttaaccttaaaaattctctgttttgttcatggacaaatttaccagaacttttgtttgtggggaagacaacaaatatgccacccttatatttataattaataacgcacgaataggttatattaaaatgtatagcgtttattcggagcggcagacggactgtgaatgtgtaaaaagcttgtctccaagatcttcatatagacatatgcaggcttacaaagtagttgctgaatagataagcgacagctttatgggtataagaaagaaggcgaaagataagcagagagcgatgcaggtgccgtcgtacacctatgcgcgcatgactaggcgctggcgatctgctccgaacatactccccccgttggaagaggtaaggttccaactatctcggaatcgatgggcagaacggctagcttggcgacggctctcttgaacagacccgtagctgtacggaccatagctactctgatgactccgtccccgccgggtatgacttcttggatgcacccaagctgccatctcaagggtggaacgttgtcctccttaagcaaaactatgcgtccaaccttgatgttagacgtttcgacgcgccacttgctcctctcttgaagtagggacaaatactcgctgctccaccttttccagaaatgttgctgcatctgggtaacccgctggctcaggaaacttagtgtagctggaacccttcaggaaatgcgccggtgttagcacctcaaggctttcagcattttctgaaattggacagagtggacgggagttaaggatggcagaaatctcatatgcaagagttcttaattcatcgatggctaagatggatgcaccgacgactctgtagtagtgaaatttagctgacttcacagcggcctcccataaaccaccgaagtgcggggcacgcggagggatgaacttccaatcgatcccatcagctaaacagacggaagatatcgatgctgtgtgctgctcgctcaaaaagagctctttcagctcggcaagctctctcttttcaccgacaaagtttgtagcattgtcgctccaaatggtacgcggactgcctgtaaggctgatgaatctcctcagcgctgcgatgaaagaatccgtcgtgagatcctggaccacttccaaatgagcagccttcgtggaaaaacagacaaagacggcgatatagcacttgtggggtgccttatttctggcctctgctttatgatagaatggcccacaatagtccactcctgtggtatgaaaagctggattaggctgcactctatttgctggaaggctacccatgacgtgctcccaagtaacaggcttcattcggaaacatcggacgcatttgttgataacgctggcgacgaacttgcggcctccaatcggccagtacctttgccgtaatgcggcaagcagcgcctgcgatcctccatgtaaatatttctcatgataataaacgatgatcgctttggtgactggatgatccttgggcaacagtatcggatgcctcgtgtcgtagtccaagtttgcgttctgaagccttccacccacgcgaagtaacccatcggagccgagtataggtctaagcgaaaccagcttgcttttctgtggaaacggcttgccctggctaagagatccatactccttcgccaagttaacctgttggatgctcctcagaagaagtacagttccagagttgatctcctccaccgaaagtcgaccttttaacggcgcagatttggctctgcaatttgaaatgaatcgataaatgtatgcaaatacgcgctgcaacttatcgaaagagttgaggaatttgcagtttgatgaactgttCCTTTACTGAGGctagcagggacggccaatttgacgagctttgcagaaataatggaggcccgttagcccaaagggaatgttccaacaattatcttggggtacatcctcgcgatacgacgtctgccgggttcaagtttgtaggaacgtgatgccaagacatgtctttcgtcatctcctgaattttcgcgattctgtttgatacgaaaacgttaaactccctcggaggttgccgaatccacgccaacacaatggacgagtccgaccagcaatgaaaggtgcaatcgaaatctatggcttccttggcgtttacgattagctcagccaataaaagcgctgcggaaagttctaatcttggaattgttaaggccttcaatggagctacccttgacttggcacagagcagatggactttcgattctccattggtctccgatcgcaagtatagacacgctccataagctgacatgctagcatcgcagaatccatgcaactcaacggaagcccttggttgcagtacgaatcgtgggaattttaagttctgtacgaccgataactgtgaggtcaactccccccatgacgaaagaatgggctctggcagtgcatcatcccaatccacgttcgcactccatagagattgcagaaaaatcttagattttgtgataataggagttattaaaccgagtggatcatagaatttggcaatcgtcgacaatgcaacccgcttagtgggtcgttgattgattggcagttgagaaaaatgaaataggagctgatcagaagatggatcccagactagtcccaatgccttggcgacatccgatccatcgtaaaatttgattaactgctccttgtcgcattcagactctcccttcaaggctgctgactcattcgaacaccatttgcgaattcgaaagtggcctcgcgacagtaattccttcacctgacgacgaatttctctcacctcctcaactgagtccccaccagatattaaatcat includes the following:
- the LOC139354222 gene encoding kelch-like protein 10, which gives rise to MEEVKEHPYAMQCDAAKPLIVDTFKFTYDLDFLNPQADELTTPPLAMPRLPHEVIFAIGGWSGGTSKGCMETYDTRFNAEDPAGQRAYHGTAVLGFKIFSIGGSDGVEDFNTCRVFDAVKKKWNEIAPMHCRRCYVSVSELIGMIYAIGGYDGHNRLNTAKRYNPKTNQWSIIPPMNMQRSDASACTLNGRIYATGGFNGQECLDSAEFYDPINNA